A genomic segment from bacterium encodes:
- a CDS encoding T9SS type A sorting domain-containing protein codes for MQKKVLVLVYLILTTCLFSAVKQTVGVFVNDSASFKGYTLFSPAYWYETYLINNEGRKIRSWESDHIPGLGGVAYLSDDGYLYRSMYTGQHPVLNGGGATGGIQKFDWDGNMVWNFEYSGDKYLSHHDIEILPSGNVLMIAWEIKSNTEAILAGADISKLHGLSLYPDYVIEVEPVGADSGNIVWQWHAWDHLVQDYDSMVNNYGKVADHPERIDLNARNVFTSDFIHLNSVKYNKELDQIILTTPFYNEVWVIDHSTTTQEAKGHTGGRYGRGGDLLYRWGNPAYYDRGYSYDQKIFGGHDANWIEPGCPGEGNIIFFNNGSVQSGRPYSSLDEFKPPVDEEGNYIGKQPWGPTGLAWTYTAPIPGDFFVPYICGAQRLPNGNTLACKGPSGEFFEVTPEGDIVWRYIDPVTDSGPVWQGDSVYSNSVFKIRRYAPDYPAFAGRDMAPGKHVELYPDDSVPGVSELERDEEIQLTLSSYLLRNNVEISYELGLEGNASIKIYNAAGQVVRSLVDGPKTQGCYKVVWDGTDDRGHHLSSGVYFIRFETGKASLRERVVLVR; via the coding sequence ATGCAAAAGAAAGTTTTAGTCTTGGTTTATTTAATACTGACTACTTGCCTATTTTCCGCAGTAAAGCAGACGGTAGGCGTGTTTGTAAACGATTCAGCCTCTTTCAAGGGTTACACGCTGTTTTCGCCTGCCTACTGGTATGAAACCTATCTCATAAACAACGAAGGCAGAAAGATACGTTCATGGGAATCAGACCATATTCCGGGACTTGGCGGAGTGGCATATTTGTCAGATGACGGTTACCTTTACCGGTCCATGTATACAGGCCAGCATCCCGTGTTAAACGGGGGAGGGGCTACGGGCGGAATTCAGAAGTTCGACTGGGACGGCAATATGGTATGGAATTTCGAGTACTCAGGAGACAAATACCTTTCGCACCACGACATTGAGATACTTCCCTCAGGAAACGTGCTGATGATAGCGTGGGAGATAAAAAGTAACACGGAAGCCATTCTGGCAGGCGCAGATATAAGCAAGCTGCACGGTCTGTCCCTTTACCCCGATTACGTCATAGAAGTTGAACCAGTAGGTGCGGACAGCGGCAACATCGTATGGCAGTGGCATGCCTGGGATCACCTTGTGCAGGACTACGATTCAATGGTTAACAACTACGGGAAAGTAGCGGACCATCCCGAACGAATTGACCTCAACGCGCGCAACGTATTCACATCCGATTTCATTCACCTCAACTCCGTCAAATACAACAAGGAACTGGACCAGATCATCCTGACTACCCCCTTCTACAACGAAGTATGGGTAATCGATCACTCCACGACAACACAAGAGGCTAAAGGGCATACAGGCGGCAGGTACGGAAGGGGCGGCGACCTGCTGTACCGCTGGGGAAATCCTGCATATTACGACAGGGGTTATTCTTACGACCAGAAGATCTTCGGCGGGCACGACGCCAACTGGATAGAGCCCGGCTGTCCAGGAGAAGGCAACATCATCTTCTTCAACAACGGTTCTGTTCAGTCCGGCAGACCCTACTCGTCGCTGGATGAATTCAAGCCTCCGGTCGACGAAGAAGGCAATTATATCGGCAAGCAGCCATGGGGTCCGACCGGACTCGCATGGACTTATACCGCGCCGATTCCAGGGGATTTCTTCGTCCCCTACATCTGCGGGGCGCAGCGTCTGCCTAACGGCAATACGCTTGCCTGCAAAGGACCCTCTGGCGAGTTCTTCGAGGTGACTCCGGAGGGCGATATCGTTTGGCGTTATATCGATCCGGTCACGGACAGCGGCCCGGTCTGGCAGGGAGATTCAGTTTACAGCAATTCTGTTTTCAAGATACGGCGCTACGCACCCGATTATCCAGCCTTTGCGGGAAGAGACATGGCACCTGGAAAGCACGTAGAGCTTTATCCGGATGATTCGGTGCCTGGTGTGAGCGAGCTAGAGCGAGATGAGGAGATTCAGTTGACGCTCTCCTCCTACCTTCTAAGGAACAATGTGGAGATCTCATACGAGCTTGGTCTTGAAGGCAATGCTTCGATTAAGATATATAATGCAGCAGGACAGGTAGTAAGAAGCCTTGTTGACGGTCCAAAAACCCAGGGTTGTTACAAGGTCGTCTGGGATGGAACCGATGACCGAGGGCATCATCTGAGTTCGGGCGTCTACTTCATCAGGTTCGAAACCGGAAAAGCAAGCTTGAGGGAGCGCGTAGTTCTTGTAAGGTAG
- a CDS encoding rubredoxin → MKRYVCNVCGYVYDPAEGDPEHDISAGTPFEELPADWTCPVCGASKDEFSPED, encoded by the coding sequence ATGAAAAGATACGTATGCAACGTTTGCGGATACGTTTACGACCCGGCAGAAGGCGATCCTGAGCACGATATATCTGCTGGTACACCCTTCGAGGAACTGCCTGCGGACTGGACCTGTCCGGTTTGCGGAGCCTCCAAAGACGAATTCTCGCCGGAAGATTGA
- a CDS encoding PKD domain-containing protein, whose protein sequence is MNFSNQVLKKILWAVSGTLIFIACFPALPFSVIYVEITPPGDTSGTTLKASIETEGKGKITVEWMNARYDSVKVAKREDIVTDTAGVYSSIISSDLGWYWINIYNEGDSLLWQTDSVFCGPDSSLPIVHFSPNPESGAVPLTVTFSNVTKKDAYTRCRWDFGDGAASSDWEPVHTYDSPGVFVVKLSVCNLAGSSSDSAVIKVTEPLSVSSVEINPHGSSSKTLLTASIQVKGGGDLKVCWLNAVYDSVKTVFTDVITVDSNGAYESTFDSDLGWYWIDIFDEENSLLWHTDSVFCGPDSTVPEVVFAPSWLYGSHPLTVDFYNQTSKNEYTKWLWDFGDGFTTNSDWEPTHTYENAGQFMSRLYVYCLAGSSVDSTLIFVW, encoded by the coding sequence GTGAATTTTTCCAACCAAGTCTTAAAGAAGATACTATGGGCGGTTTCAGGCACATTGATATTCATTGCTTGTTTTCCTGCGCTGCCCTTTTCAGTTATATATGTTGAAATAACCCCTCCAGGAGATACTTCAGGCACTACGTTGAAGGCGAGCATCGAAACCGAAGGTAAGGGAAAAATCACAGTAGAATGGATGAACGCCCGTTACGATTCGGTTAAGGTTGCGAAAAGGGAAGATATTGTAACAGATACGGCAGGCGTTTACTCCTCAATCATCTCGTCCGACCTCGGCTGGTACTGGATAAATATCTATAACGAAGGTGATTCGCTGCTTTGGCAGACGGACAGCGTCTTCTGCGGACCGGATAGCTCCCTGCCCATCGTTCATTTTTCGCCTAATCCTGAATCGGGCGCAGTACCGCTGACGGTGACTTTTTCAAATGTAACCAAAAAAGACGCTTATACTAGATGCCGCTGGGACTTCGGAGACGGGGCCGCGTCATCGGACTGGGAACCAGTCCATACGTACGACAGTCCTGGAGTGTTCGTTGTAAAACTAAGCGTCTGCAATCTAGCCGGCTCTTCGTCGGATTCAGCTGTAATAAAGGTCACCGAGCCCTTATCGGTGAGTTCAGTAGAGATTAACCCGCACGGAAGTTCATCGAAAACATTACTTACCGCTTCGATTCAGGTCAAGGGCGGAGGTGATCTCAAGGTTTGCTGGCTCAACGCCGTGTACGACAGCGTCAAAACCGTTTTTACCGATGTTATAACGGTAGACTCTAACGGCGCTTACGAATCAACGTTCGACTCCGATCTAGGCTGGTACTGGATCGATATCTTCGATGAGGAAAACTCGCTTTTATGGCATACGGATTCTGTTTTCTGCGGTCCTGACTCCACCGTACCCGAGGTTGTATTTGCGCCCAGCTGGCTCTACGGATCGCATCCTTTGACCGTGGATTTCTACAACCAAACCAGCAAGAACGAATACACAAAATGGTTGTGGGACTTCGGGGACGGATTCACCACCAACTCCGACTGGGAACCCACTCACACTTACGAAAACGCCGGACAGTTCATGTCCAGGCTCTACGTTTACTGCCTGGCAGGCTCATCCGTCGATTCGACACTGATATTCGTCTGGTGA
- a CDS encoding T9SS type A sorting domain-containing protein yields the protein MSNKALSAYIFLLIAAFNLHAKKTIGLLINSEESSKGYTLFSPNTNYVTYLIDNDGNLVHSWNSGYKPGLMAYLAPDGYLYRAIVVPGSPPVGSSGGGVEKLDWQSNVVWHYEIPGSHHDIEVMPSGNVLIIAMETIKRDQAIEAGANPDFLTGDLLSEYIVEVEPTGSSEGNIVWQWRLWDHLVQNYDPSKGNYGIVRDHPELIDINAQTFYQPDFIHLNSIDYNEELDQIALSSRTYSEIWVIDHGTTTAEAQGHSGGKRGKGGDLLYRWGNPQIYDSGTPEDQILFQQHDAQWIAEGVPGSGNMLVFNNGPERGFSSADEIATPVDSSGNYVLDGSRFGPDELYWSYSAPNPGDFFAPVISGAQRLPNGNTLICNGPLGKFFEVTPEGEVVWLYINPVNEYGPARQGDSIVNNVVFKIRRYPPDYPAFSGRDMTPKEPIELAGVTESVPESGASLYAPGIAKGFAAISYEIDFPGNVSIKLYNATGQLVKTLANENKTSGSYQIDVNETDFRGRSLESGVYFIKLETGKTSLTKRIVLVN from the coding sequence ATGAGTAATAAAGCCCTTTCGGCGTATATTTTTTTGCTCATTGCGGCGTTTAACTTGCATGCAAAAAAGACTATAGGGCTTTTAATCAACTCGGAGGAATCCTCCAAAGGCTACACCCTTTTCTCGCCCAACACAAATTATGTAACCTACCTTATAGATAATGACGGCAACCTGGTCCACTCCTGGAACTCAGGCTATAAGCCGGGGCTCATGGCGTATCTTGCACCGGACGGCTATCTTTACCGGGCTATTGTTGTTCCCGGTTCACCGCCTGTAGGCTCTTCAGGAGGAGGGGTGGAGAAGCTGGACTGGCAAAGCAATGTGGTGTGGCATTATGAGATTCCTGGCTCCCACCACGATATTGAGGTTATGCCTTCGGGCAACGTACTCATTATAGCCATGGAGACAATCAAACGCGACCAGGCAATCGAGGCTGGAGCGAATCCCGATTTTCTGACTGGGGATTTGTTATCTGAATACATCGTTGAGGTCGAACCGACAGGTAGTTCTGAAGGTAACATAGTATGGCAATGGCGCTTATGGGACCACCTGGTTCAAAACTATGACCCTTCGAAGGGTAACTACGGGATAGTGAGAGACCATCCAGAACTGATTGATATTAACGCACAGACTTTTTACCAGCCCGATTTCATCCACTTAAACTCCATCGATTATAATGAAGAGCTGGATCAGATAGCTCTTTCGAGCCGCACTTACAGCGAGATATGGGTAATCGATCATGGTACTACTACGGCTGAAGCCCAGGGACATTCAGGAGGCAAGAGAGGAAAGGGCGGCGATTTGCTTTACAGATGGGGTAATCCGCAGATATACGACAGTGGTACTCCAGAGGATCAAATCCTTTTCCAGCAGCATGACGCCCAGTGGATTGCCGAAGGCGTGCCCGGATCCGGCAACATGCTTGTATTCAACAACGGCCCCGAACGTGGCTTTTCTTCTGCGGATGAAATCGCCACCCCGGTAGATTCCAGCGGCAACTACGTTCTTGACGGTTCCCGATTCGGCCCCGATGAGCTTTACTGGTCCTACTCAGCGCCTAACCCAGGTGATTTTTTTGCGCCGGTTATATCGGGCGCCCAGAGACTCCCGAACGGAAATACCCTTATCTGCAACGGTCCTTTGGGCAAGTTTTTCGAGGTTACTCCTGAAGGCGAAGTCGTGTGGCTTTACATCAACCCGGTCAACGAATACGGACCGGCTCGTCAGGGCGATTCAATCGTGAACAATGTTGTTTTCAAGATACGAAGGTATCCGCCCGACTATCCAGCATTCAGCGGTCGGGATATGACCCCAAAGGAACCCATCGAGCTGGCGGGGGTTACGGAGTCGGTGCCCGAGAGCGGTGCTTCGCTATACGCTCCCGGCATTGCCAAAGGCTTCGCGGCAATCTCATACGAGATTGACTTTCCCGGAAATGTCTCAATAAAGCTATACAACGCCACCGGTCAACTGGTAAAGACGCTCGCAAATGAGAATAAGACGTCCGGTTCTTACCAGATAGATGTGAATGAAACCGATTTCAGAGGTCGAAGCCTGGAATCGGGGGTATATTTCATAAAGCTTGAAACCGGCAAGACAAGTCTGACGAAACGAATAGTTCTGGTAAATTAA
- a CDS encoding 2Fe-2S iron-sulfur cluster binding domain-containing protein, whose amino-acid sequence MANALISILVVSAVGAFLAALLVIAERFIANYGEVEIDINAGERTFSVKGGSSLLETLKAQKIFIPSACGGRGTCAYCKVRVLEGGGPLLPTEEPYIDNKARSEGVRLSCQVKVRSNLAIRIPSELFSIKEYAGVCEKITDYTYDIKEYRIKLTDPGEIAYTPGQYVQFLAPAYKGSPEEVYRAYSISSDPSEKDHLELIVRRVTGGICTTYMFDHLKEGSEVRINGPHGEFYLRDTQAPIIFIAGGSGIAPIKCMLHHMHNTANSRKSIFFFGVRTLKDLFLSDRMSAFEKELAEFRFVPVVSEPESADWRGERGRVTDAAKKYLESQPDAGNYEGYLCGSPGMIDSAIAVLTSLGIPLDKIYYDKFS is encoded by the coding sequence ATGGCTAATGCGCTGATCTCGATACTCGTAGTGAGTGCGGTAGGTGCATTTCTCGCGGCGCTTCTTGTAATAGCCGAGCGCTTCATTGCAAACTACGGAGAAGTCGAGATAGACATAAACGCAGGCGAGAGAACGTTTTCCGTAAAGGGAGGCAGTTCGCTGCTCGAGACTCTCAAGGCTCAGAAGATATTCATACCATCGGCATGCGGCGGCCGCGGCACCTGTGCGTACTGCAAGGTCAGGGTTCTTGAAGGCGGCGGACCCCTGCTTCCTACAGAGGAACCCTACATCGACAACAAAGCCCGGTCGGAAGGCGTACGCCTTTCATGCCAGGTCAAGGTACGCAGCAATCTAGCCATCCGGATACCGTCGGAGCTCTTCTCAATCAAGGAATACGCTGGCGTCTGCGAAAAGATAACGGACTACACCTACGATATAAAAGAATACCGCATTAAGCTTACCGATCCAGGGGAGATAGCCTACACGCCCGGCCAGTACGTTCAGTTCCTTGCGCCCGCCTACAAGGGCAGCCCGGAGGAGGTATACCGCGCGTACTCCATCTCCTCAGACCCTTCCGAGAAGGATCACCTCGAATTGATTGTCCGCCGGGTCACGGGCGGAATATGCACAACCTATATGTTCGATCATCTTAAAGAGGGTTCCGAAGTCCGCATAAACGGTCCGCACGGCGAGTTCTACCTGCGCGATACGCAGGCGCCGATAATCTTCATTGCGGGAGGTTCGGGCATTGCGCCTATAAAGTGCATGCTTCACCATATGCATAATACCGCCAATTCCCGCAAGTCAATCTTTTTCTTCGGCGTGAGGACTCTAAAGGACCTCTTTCTTTCAGACCGGATGAGCGCATTCGAGAAGGAACTGGCGGAATTCCGTTTCGTGCCGGTCGTATCCGAACCGGAAAGCGCGGACTGGAGGGGCGAGAGAGGGAGGGTAACGGATGCTGCAAAGAAATACCTGGAGTCGCAACCTGATGCCGGAAATTACGAGGGATACCTTTGCGGAAGCCCGGGCATGATTGATTCCGCTATAGCCGTGCTTACCTCTCTCGGGATACCCCTCGATAAAATCTATTATGACAAGTTTTCATAG
- a CDS encoding NADH:ubiquinone reductase (Na(+)-transporting) subunit E (Part of the NQR complex which consists of NqrA, NqrB, NqrC, NqrD, NqrE and NqrF; NQR complex catalyzes the reduction of ubiquinone-1 to ubiquinol by two successive reactions, coupled with the transport of Na(+) ions from the cytoplasm to the periplasm; NqrE is probably involved in the second step, the conversion of ubisemiquinone to ubiquinol.), producing the protein MLGAVAILFAAVFTDNILLARFLGMCSFLSVSREVKTALGLGTAVVFVMTFTNLLNWLAYYYILVPLHLEFLRFILFIIIVAAFVQFLEMVIERYSPTLYQNLGIFLPLITVNCAILGAALFMVIREYNLLQAVAFGLGGGLGWMLAIVAMSGIRQKLANSRIPLGLQGPGITLIIAGFMALAFIGFTGVLSGR; encoded by the coding sequence ATGCTTGGCGCAGTAGCGATACTCTTCGCAGCAGTATTCACGGATAATATTCTCCTCGCCCGCTTCCTGGGTATGTGCTCGTTCCTCTCCGTATCGAGGGAGGTAAAGACCGCACTCGGTCTTGGAACGGCTGTCGTGTTCGTTATGACCTTCACGAACCTTCTGAACTGGCTCGCTTACTACTACATACTAGTTCCCCTGCACCTCGAGTTCCTCCGCTTCATCCTCTTCATCATCATCGTCGCCGCCTTCGTGCAGTTTCTCGAGATGGTCATCGAGCGCTACTCGCCAACCCTATACCAGAACCTCGGGATATTTCTGCCGCTCATAACAGTAAACTGCGCGATACTTGGCGCGGCGCTCTTCATGGTGATTCGCGAATACAACCTGCTGCAGGCGGTCGCCTTCGGGCTTGGCGGCGGTCTTGGCTGGATGCTTGCGATTGTCGCGATGTCGGGCATAAGACAGAAGCTTGCGAACTCGCGAATACCTCTGGGGCTCCAGGGACCGGGAATAACCCTCATCATCGCTGGGTTCATGGCGCTTGCATTCATCGGTTTTACGGGCGTTCTTTCGGGAAGATGA
- a CDS encoding nucleotidyltransferase domain-containing protein — MLNQSQVDAWLEALLVKLMAAFGERLKFIGHIGSWARGEPHRKSDIDCLVMLDVCADNDIRTLRDIFSELSSDEFKPGGILVSVKELKQTPPFHMAQLFFNGCKPVYGSVEGLIPAPSAEDLVIDIKMKACDNLHIARHLLMFGESLSSIVSGLRSNFYSCFFALQNWILVVRGRYFERKNDILDYLDDLIDKQVVSVARDWYDIQDDLQTRPSYYIGLLERWARGMIAKLEVYSAKKE, encoded by the coding sequence ATGCTTAATCAATCGCAGGTTGACGCATGGCTCGAAGCGCTCTTAGTAAAGTTAATGGCTGCCTTCGGGGAAAGACTCAAATTCATAGGCCACATAGGAAGTTGGGCTCGCGGGGAACCCCACCGTAAAAGCGATATCGACTGCCTGGTAATGCTGGATGTTTGTGCCGATAATGATATACGAACCCTTCGTGATATCTTCAGTGAACTCTCATCCGACGAATTCAAACCAGGAGGAATTCTTGTCTCAGTAAAAGAACTTAAGCAGACTCCTCCGTTTCACATGGCTCAGCTTTTCTTTAATGGCTGCAAGCCCGTTTACGGGTCAGTCGAAGGATTAATACCTGCACCAAGCGCCGAAGATCTTGTTATCGATATCAAGATGAAAGCGTGCGATAACCTGCATATTGCCCGGCATCTTTTGATGTTCGGCGAAAGCTTGTCCAGTATTGTATCAGGCCTGAGGTCCAATTTCTACAGTTGCTTCTTCGCTCTTCAGAACTGGATTTTAGTCGTCCGCGGCAGATACTTTGAACGAAAAAATGACATTCTTGATTACCTTGACGATTTAATCGATAAGCAAGTCGTGAGTGTAGCCAGGGACTGGTATGATATTCAGGACGATCTCCAAACGCGGCCTTCATACTACATAGGGCTTCTAGAACGCTGGGCTAGGGGGATGATTGCAAAACTTGAAGTCTATTCCGCAAAAAAAGAGTGA